One part of the Ovis canadensis isolate MfBH-ARS-UI-01 breed Bighorn chromosome 8, ARS-UI_OviCan_v2, whole genome shotgun sequence genome encodes these proteins:
- the CNR1 gene encoding cannabinoid receptor 1, translating to MKSILDGLADTTFRTITTDLLYVGANDIQYEDIKSDMASKLGYFPQKFPLTSFRGSPFQEKMTAGDSPQLVPADQVNLTEFYNKSLSSYKENDENIQCGENFMDMECFMILNPSQQLAIAVLSLTLGTFTVLENLLVLCVILHSRSLRCRPSYHFIGSLAVADLLGSVIFVYSFVDFHVFHRKDSPNVFLFKLGGVTASFTASVGSLFLTAIDRYISIHRPLAYKRIVTRPKAVVAFCLMWTIAIVIAVLPLLGWNCKKLQSVCSDIFPLIDETYLMFWIGVTSVLLLFIVYAYMYILWKAHSHAVRMIQRGTQKSIIIHTSEDGKVQVTRPDQARMDIRLAKTLVLILVVLIICWGPLLAIMVYDVFGKMNKLIKTVFAFCSMLCLLNSTVNPIIYALRSKDLRHAFRSMFPSCEGTAQPLDNSMGDSDCLHKHTNNAASVHRAAESCIKSTVKIAKVTMSVSTDTSAEAL from the coding sequence ATGAAGTCCATCCTCGACGGCCTGGCAGATACCACCTTCCGAACCATCACCACAGACCTCCTGTACGTGGGTGCCAATGACATTCAGTACGAAGATATCAAAAGCGACATGGCATCCAAATTAGGGTACTTCCCACAGAAATTTCCTCTGACTTCCTTCAGGGGAAGTCCCTTCCAAGAAAAGATGACTGCAGGGGACAGCCCTCAGCTGGTCCCAGCAGACCAGGTGAACCTCACCGAATTTTACAACAAGTCCCTGTCCTCCTACAAGGAGAATGACGAGAACATTCAGTGCGGGGAGAACTTTATGGACATGGAGTGCTTCATGATCCTGAACCCCAGCCAGCAGCTGGCCATCGCCGTGCTGTCCCTCACGTTGGGCACCTTCACGGTCCTGGAGAACCTGCTGGTGCTGTGCGTCATCCTCCACTCCCGCAGCCTCCGCTGCCGGCCCTCTTACCACTTCATCGGCAGCCTGGCGGTCGCCGATCTCCTGGGGAGCGTCATCTTCGTCTATAGCTTTGTCGACTTCCATGTGTTCCACCGCAAAGACAGCCCCAACGTGTTTCTGTTCAAACTGGGTGGGGTCACGGCCTCGTTCACGGCCTCGGTGGGCAGCCTGTTCCTCACGGCCATCGACAGGTACATATCGATTCACAGGCCCCTGGCCTATAAGAGGATCGTCACAAGGCCCAAGGCTGTGGTGGCGTTTTGCCTAATGTGGACCATCGCGATTGTGATTGCTGTGCTGCCCCTGCTAGGCTGGAACTGCAAGAAACTGCAATCCGTGTGCTCAGACATTTTCCCTCTCATCGACGAGACCTACCTGATGTTCTGGATCGGGGTCACCAGCGTGCTATTGCTGTTCATCGTGTATGCCTACATGTACATCCTCTGGAAGGCGCACAGCCACGCTGTCCGCATGATCCAGCGTGGTACCCAGAAGAGCATCATCATCCACACGTCCGAAGACGGCAAGGTGCAGGTGACGCGGCCCGACCAAGCCCGCATGGACATTCGGCTGGCCAAGACCCTGGTCCTGATCCTGGTGGTTTTGATCATCTGCTGGGGCCCTCTGCTCGCGATCATGGTATACGACGTCTTTGGGAAGATGAACAAGCTCATTAAGACGGTGTTTGCGTTCTGCAGCATGCTCTGCCTGCTGAATTCCACAGTGAACCCCATCATCTATGCTCTGCGGAGCAAGGACTTGAGACATGCTTTCCGGAGCATGTTCCCCTCCTGCGAAGGCACCGCACAGCCTCTTGATAACAGCATGGGGGACTCGGACTGCCTGCACAAACACACCAACAATGCAGCCAGCGTCCACAGGGCCGCGGAGAGCTGCATCAAGAGCACGGTCAAGATCGCCAAGGTGACCATGTCTGTGTCCACGGACACGTCTGCCGAGGCTCTGTGA